AATATCTCAATTCCACCATTATAATCGTAAAATTTAAAATTATTTAAACTAAAGCTAAGATTATAAGGCCATAATTTTGAAAAAGCAGAAACAAATATGGTAATAAAAATTGAAAGTATAAAAAAACAAATTAAAATAGTATAAATATAGAAAAAAGTATCACGTATCTTATTTTTTTTAGCTCTATAAACAATAGATTTAGCATTGAGAACGACTCCCTGTTTTTTCTGTATTTTCTGATCAATGAAAAATGCTATTACAGATGGAATAAGAAGTATGATGCTGACTACAGCACCCATCGCCATATTATTTTGCCCGACTACTTTTATATATACATCTGTAGCAAGAACGCTATAGTTTCCCCCAACTACTTTTGGAGCACCAAAATCTGTGAAAGAAAGTATAAATGCTATAATAAAAGAAGATATCATTCCATATTTCATATTTGGAAGAGTGATGGTAAAGAATTTCCTGAAATTGCTTGTTCCTAACATATCAGCAGCTTCATACAGCCTGTAATCAGTTGAGGAAAGGGCAATATTTAATACTAGAAATATTTGTGGAAAAATATATAGAACTTCTGCTATTATTATTCCAGTGGCACCATAGAGATTGATATCAAAAGCAAGCTGAGGAAATTTATCAAAGAAACCAGTAGTAACAGCTCCTTTTCTTCCAAAAAGATATACAAGAGATATCCCATGCATCATTGTAGGAGCAAAGAGAGGCATAAGGGCTATATATTTGAATATATTCTTATATTTGATTGTGGTTCTCTGGATACCATAAGCATAAATAAAAGCCAATAATAGAGAAATTATGCTTGATGCTGCTGAAATAGTAAAAGTATTTTTTAATGAAATGAGAAGATTTTTATTAGAAAAATATTCTTTAAAATTGCCAAGTCCAATAAATTCTCCAGAATTATTTTCAAAAGATTTTATTAATAAAAGCCCCAAAGGAAAAACTATAATAATGATTAAAAATATAAGAATAAACCATGTAAATATTTCTCTGATAATTTCATCTTTAGTTTTTTCCATTTATGATACCTCATTTTTAAAATCTAGATAGAAGTTTTCATCAAATTCAAGGAAAAATTTATTTCCTTGTTTTAGAGTTTCTTCGTTTATAAAATTGCAGGGAACTTCGACTTTTAATATTTTATCTCTGTTTTTGAAAAAAAGCCTGTAGGAAGGACCTAAATATTCCCAACTTTCTATCTCTCTCATTATAAATTTGTTCTTATTATTTAGTATATTTGAAACTATTTTTACATGCTCTGGACGGATAGCTTTGCCATTTTCCAGAAAATTTATTTTACCTATAAAATCAGCAGTAAAAGATGAATTAGGTTTTTCATATATTTCTCTTGGAGTTCCCCATTGCATTATTTCCCCATCTTTCATAATCATAATTTTATCTGACATAGATAATGCTTCCTCTTGGTCATGAGTTACCATAATGGTAGTAAGACCAAGTTTTTTTTGAAGTGATTTAATATCATTTCTTAACTTTTCTCTTACTTTTGCATCTAAAGCAGAAAGAGGCTCATCTAACAGCAGTATATCTGGTTCAAGGGCAACTGCTCTGGCAAGAGCAACTCTCTGCTGCTGTCCTCCACTCATTTCATTTGGATATTTATTACTTATAGAAAAAAGTCCTACCATTTCTAATACACTTTTAACTTTCTTTTCTATCAATTCTTTAGGCATTTTTTTATTTTTTAATCCATAGGCTATATTTTCCCAAGTTGTCATATTAGGAAAAAGAGCATAAGACTGAAAAACAATAGAAAAATTTCTTTTAGATGGATGTAATATAGAGATATCCTTACCTTTTAGAAATATATTTCCAGAATTAAGTTCTTCAAGTCCTGAAATAACTCTCAATAAAGTTGTTTTTCCACAACCACTTGGACCAAGAAAGGAGATAAACTCACCTTTTTCAATAGATAAACTTATGTTTTTTAATACATGAAATTTACTATAATATTTATTTACATTTTTTATTTCTAAGTAACTCATATTTCCTCCAGAATAAGGATACCCTTATTTTTGTTCAGCTTTTGCTCCGAATTTTTCACTCCATTTATTTAAGATAGTATTTTTATTTTCTGCAAGCCATTTAAAATCATTTTTTACAAGATGGCTTACTGGGTCAACTGGATAACCATCAGGAACTGGATTATTGATATCAATACTTATGATGGCATATTGAGTACCATATAATTTCATCATTTCTTCTGAAATAGCCCAATCAAGAAATATTTTAGATTCATCTTTTATATCTTTTTTATTGATAAGAGCATTGGCCTCTGAATCCCAACCAGAACCTTCAGCTGGAAAAATTACTTCAATAGGATTTCCTTCATTCATAAGTTTAACGCTTGGGTAATCATAAGAAATACCAATAGGGTATTCTCCGTTGGCAGCTTGTTTAGCTGGCTTTGAACCTGAATGAGTATAAACACCTATATTTTCATGAAGTTTCTCCATATATTCCCATGCTTTCTCTTCTCCCATTATTTGAATGAATCCAGCTATAGCAAGAAAACCAGTACCTGAAGAAGCAGGGTGAGGCATTGAAATCAGTCCTTTATATTTTGGATTTAAAAGGTCTTCATAAGTTTGGGGAATTGGTAGTCCAAGTTTTGCAAGTTCATTTTTATTTACAGCAAAAGTTGCCATCCATGCATTATTTCCTACCCATACAGGTTCTTTTGCAGAATCCTTAAATTTAGCATCAACTTTTTCTAATCCTTTAGGAGCATAAGGTTTTAAAAGATTTTCTTTATCCAGCATAAGTAATCCAGTAGCAGCAGTTCCCCATACTACATCAGCTTGAGGATTATCTTTTTCAGCCAGAATTTTTGTGATAAGGACACCTGTTGAATCACGAGTTATATTTATTTTGATGTCAGGATAATGTTTTTTAAAATTTTCTAAAAACATTGGAATCTGCTCATTTTCAAGTGCAGTATAGACATTGATTTCTTTTGGTTTTTGAGAAGAATTACTTTCTTTAGATTGACAGCTTGTTAATAAGATTCCTGCAAAAAGAATAGTTAAAAATTTTTTCATTATTTTCCTCCATATGTTTAATTTGTATTT
Above is a window of Fusobacterium varium DNA encoding:
- the modB_2 gene encoding Molybdenum transport system permease protein modB → MEKTKDEIIREIFTWFILIFLIIIIVFPLGLLLIKSFENNSGEFIGLGNFKEYFSNKNLLISLKNTFTISAASSIISLLLAFIYAYGIQRTTIKYKNIFKYIALMPLFAPTMMHGISLVYLFGRKGAVTTGFFDKFPQLAFDINLYGATGIIIAEVLYIFPQIFLVLNIALSSTDYRLYEAADMLGTSNFRKFFTITLPNMKYGMISSFIIAFILSFTDFGAPKVVGGNYSVLATDVYIKVVGQNNMAMGAVVSIILLIPSVIAFFIDQKIQKKQGVVLNAKSIVYRAKKNKIRDTFFYIYTILICFFILSIFITIFVSAFSKLWPYNLSFSLNNFKFYDYNGGIEIFFKNSFILAILSGIFGTFMTFMSAYLIEKKENKTLKDKIIYFLSLVPLALPGMVIGISFIFFFNKSYFTIPFLNINIMNPFNSIYKTIWIMVLANVIHFYSISFLTANTALKKLDKEFERVSLSMGIPWYKTFFNVTFPMCLESILEIFFYYFVNSMVTISALVFLYTSNLSLLSIAVINLDDTGEIAKASAMSIIILLTNVIIKIIYQIILNFLQKRKNKIKKENV
- the potA_2 gene encoding Spermidine/putrescine import ATP-binding protein PotA is translated as MSYLEIKNVNKYYSKFHVLKNISLSIEKGEFISFLGPSGCGKTTLLRVISGLEELNSGNIFLKGKDISILHPSKRNFSIVFQSYALFPNMTTWENIAYGLKNKKMPKELIEKKVKSVLEMVGLFSISNKYPNEMSGGQQQRVALARAVALEPDILLLDEPLSALDAKVREKLRNDIKSLQKKLGLTTIMVTHDQEEALSMSDKIMIMKDGEIMQWGTPREIYEKPNSSFTADFIGKINFLENGKAIRPEHVKIVSNILNNKNKFIMREIESWEYLGPSYRLFFKNRDKILKVEVPCNFINEETLKQGNKFFLEFDENFYLDFKNEVS
- a CDS encoding 2-aminoethylphosphonate ABC transporter substrate-binding protein, producing MKKFLTILFAGILLTSCQSKESNSSQKPKEINVYTALENEQIPMFLENFKKHYPDIKINITRDSTGVLITKILAEKDNPQADVVWGTAATGLLMLDKENLLKPYAPKGLEKVDAKFKDSAKEPVWVGNNAWMATFAVNKNELAKLGLPIPQTYEDLLNPKYKGLISMPHPASSGTGFLAIAGFIQIMGEEKAWEYMEKLHENIGVYTHSGSKPAKQAANGEYPIGISYDYPSVKLMNEGNPIEVIFPAEGSGWDSEANALINKKDIKDESKIFLDWAISEEMMKLYGTQYAIISIDINNPVPDGYPVDPVSHLVKNDFKWLAENKNTILNKWSEKFGAKAEQK